A genomic segment from bacterium encodes:
- a CDS encoding response regulator, whose protein sequence is MLIDTIMCVDDDPEIGKSLRLLFEDDFHVLTFTEPKNAIKELETNKKVSVIISDHRMPEMNGLQFLMKVKELYPEFRTYNIIYSGYSEVEAEMDNMIKAKVIDEFLTKSCPTRLLTAAVTNGIMRAKSRFAS, encoded by the coding sequence ATGCTAATCGACACCATAATGTGCGTAGACGATGATCCGGAAATCGGCAAATCACTCCGCCTTTTATTTGAAGACGACTTTCATGTCTTGACTTTTACCGAACCAAAGAACGCGATCAAAGAGTTAGAAACGAACAAAAAGGTCTCTGTCATTATCAGTGACCATAGAATGCCTGAGATGAACGGTCTTCAGTTCTTAATGAAAGTTAAAGAACTTTATCCTGAATTCCGCACTTACAATATTATTTATTCCGGATATTCTGAAGTAGAAGCCGAAATGGACAACATGATCAAAGCCAAAGTAATTGATGAGTTTTTGACTAAATCTTGCCCGACCCGACTACTGACTGCGGCCGTTACCAATGGCATAATGAGGGCAAAATCACGATTTGCAAGCTAG